In Myxococcales bacterium, a single genomic region encodes these proteins:
- a CDS encoding metal-dependent hydrolase codes for MASIGHVAVGLAARRWYERDQSPPWAAVTSMVVWSSISLLPDIDVFGFRLGIQYADPWGHRGATHSLVFAMMVALAAGLAARSAKLPVVRTTVLVGAVVASHPLLDCLTDGGLGCALLWPFSDERFFAPWTPLPVAPIGRGFISGEGLRVALTELAAFSVPFIFGLWPKRRPRR; via the coding sequence ATGGCAAGCATCGGTCACGTCGCCGTCGGGCTTGCCGCCCGGCGATGGTACGAGCGGGATCAGAGCCCGCCCTGGGCTGCCGTCACATCGATGGTCGTCTGGAGCAGCATTTCGCTGTTGCCCGACATCGACGTCTTCGGGTTTCGCCTGGGCATCCAGTACGCCGACCCCTGGGGACATCGCGGGGCAACCCACTCGCTGGTGTTCGCCATGATGGTGGCGTTGGCCGCAGGCTTGGCGGCGCGCTCCGCAAAGTTGCCCGTCGTTCGCACGACGGTGCTGGTCGGGGCCGTCGTGGCAAGTCACCCCCTGCTCGACTGTCTCACGGATGGGGGACTCGGATGCGCGCTGCTATGGCCGTTCAGCGACGAACGGTTCTTTGCCCCTTGGACGCCTCTCCCCGTCGCCCCCATCGGTCGCGGGTTCATCTCGGGCGAGGGCTTGCGCGTCGCCTTGACCGAGCTGGCGGCCTTTTCCGTTCCCTTCATTTTCGGGCTCTGGCCCAAGCGCCGCCCTCGCCGATAG
- a CDS encoding TfoX/Sxy family protein, whose translation MKGGFEELNARLEAATTGLGGVARKRVFARNTFFVDGKLFALVWREGRIGVKLPEPDGYAELQAHAGALPWVAWGRPMVGWLLVPTEMHSDEASLSKWVRRACEAVRLAAPAPAHETVVGAVEPLPAVASAPAARAPSVRPPKAPSAAPPPRAPSARPPAASPAAAAEPAEANEFSFGDDALDAEDAAIAAASVAPAAPPPPPPAPPAPPPSEPESDGEFSFDAPEAAAEAPAVIADGNEAQESSEFDFGGEPEAGPAAAAPQESGKKKKKKKKTG comes from the coding sequence ATGAAGGGTGGATTCGAAGAGCTGAACGCGCGACTTGAGGCGGCCACGACGGGGCTCGGCGGCGTGGCTCGAAAGCGCGTATTTGCGCGCAACACGTTCTTCGTCGACGGGAAGCTCTTCGCGCTGGTGTGGCGCGAGGGCCGCATCGGCGTGAAGCTGCCGGAGCCAGACGGCTACGCCGAGCTTCAGGCGCATGCGGGCGCGCTTCCGTGGGTCGCGTGGGGTCGGCCGATGGTGGGGTGGCTGCTCGTTCCCACGGAGATGCACAGCGACGAGGCGTCGCTCTCGAAGTGGGTCCGTAGGGCGTGCGAGGCCGTGCGTCTGGCGGCGCCCGCGCCCGCGCACGAAACCGTCGTGGGAGCCGTCGAGCCGCTACCGGCCGTTGCGAGCGCGCCCGCGGCTCGCGCCCCGAGCGTGCGCCCGCCGAAGGCTCCGAGCGCCGCGCCGCCGCCACGTGCACCTTCCGCGCGGCCTCCGGCTGCGTCGCCCGCGGCGGCCGCTGAGCCCGCCGAGGCCAATGAGTTCTCGTTCGGTGACGACGCGCTCGACGCAGAGGATGCGGCCATCGCGGCCGCGTCGGTTGCGCCAGCCGCACCGCCGCCGCCGCCGCCCGCGCCGCCCGCGCCACCGCCGTCGGAGCCGGAGAGCGATGGCGAGTTCTCCTTCGACGCGCCGGAAGCCGCGGCCGAGGCGCCGGCCGTCATCGCCGACGGCAACGAAGCGCAGGAGAGCTCCGAGTTCGACTTCGGTGGCGAGCCCGAGGCGGGCCCAGCCGCCGCAGCGCCCCAGGAATCGGGCAAAAAGAAGAAGAAGAAGAAGAAGACTGGGTAG
- a CDS encoding HAMP domain-containing histidine kinase, producing the protein MDQVITNLLVNAIHASREGDAISVTVTRQDATSPVDGQPKRCAIVRVTDRGEGIKEENLARVFEPFFTTKVVGEGTGLGLSVAYGIVRDHGGWINVESSPANGSSFSVNLPESTS; encoded by the coding sequence ATGGACCAAGTCATCACCAACTTGCTCGTCAACGCGATTCACGCGAGCCGCGAGGGCGATGCGATTTCCGTAACGGTCACTCGCCAAGACGCCACCTCGCCGGTCGATGGTCAACCGAAGCGGTGCGCCATTGTTCGCGTCACTGACCGTGGCGAGGGTATCAAGGAAGAGAACCTCGCTCGTGTCTTCGAGCCATTCTTCACCACCAAGGTCGTGGGCGAGGGCACCGGCCTCGGGCTGTCGGTGGCCTACGGGATCGTGCGAGACCACGGCGGCTGGATCAACGTGGAGAGCAGCCCCGCGAATGGCTCCTCATTTTCCGTCAACCTGCCGGAGTCGACCTCATGA
- a CDS encoding DUF2786 domain-containing protein produces the protein MAPALERALVRELLDQWRRVNATYFKGALRPPTLELSDTETFLGRWSRATRALELSRPFVLRSPWGVVVEVLKHEMAHQFVHEVVGVTDETAHGPEFRNVCERLGVDARASGVPTASTAGTEGRVVERIARLLALAESPNEHEAQAAALAAHRLMLKHNIDVASRPSSYVFRHLGTPSGRVSEAERIVAMILGRHYFVEVIWVPVYRPLEERRGSVLEICGKPENVEMAEYVYSFLRHTADELWADHKRREGIRSDRERRSFLSGVMAGFADRLTREARADRKAGLVWVGDHELSGYFKRRHPYVRNVRYQGQPRSDAFVEGREAGRNIVLRPGVGADRGRAATPLLPARSNSGNRR, from the coding sequence TTGGCGCCGGCCCTCGAGCGCGCGCTCGTCCGTGAGCTCCTGGATCAGTGGCGCCGCGTGAACGCGACCTACTTCAAGGGAGCGTTGCGTCCGCCAACGCTGGAGCTCTCGGACACGGAGACCTTCCTCGGCCGCTGGTCGCGGGCCACACGCGCCCTTGAGCTCTCGCGGCCCTTCGTCCTGCGCTCACCGTGGGGCGTCGTCGTGGAGGTTTTGAAGCACGAGATGGCGCACCAGTTCGTGCACGAAGTCGTCGGCGTCACCGACGAGACGGCGCACGGCCCCGAGTTCCGCAACGTCTGCGAACGCCTCGGCGTCGACGCGCGCGCGAGCGGCGTCCCGACGGCGTCAACGGCCGGTACGGAGGGCCGCGTCGTCGAGCGCATCGCGCGACTCCTCGCCCTCGCGGAGAGCCCCAACGAGCACGAGGCGCAGGCGGCGGCGCTCGCGGCGCATCGGCTGATGCTGAAGCACAACATCGACGTCGCCTCGCGGCCTTCGTCGTACGTGTTCCGGCACCTCGGGACGCCCTCGGGCCGCGTCAGCGAGGCCGAGCGCATCGTCGCGATGATCCTGGGTCGGCACTACTTCGTCGAGGTCATCTGGGTGCCCGTGTACCGGCCCCTCGAGGAGCGCCGCGGTAGCGTCCTCGAGATCTGCGGCAAGCCCGAGAACGTCGAGATGGCGGAGTACGTCTATTCGTTCCTCAGGCACACGGCCGACGAGCTCTGGGCTGATCACAAGCGACGCGAGGGGATCCGCTCCGATCGGGAACGACGGTCCTTTTTGTCGGGCGTCATGGCCGGCTTTGCCGATCGGCTCACGCGCGAGGCCCGCGCCGATCGAAAAGCGGGGCTCGTGTGGGTCGGCGACCACGAGCTATCAGGGTATTTCAAGCGGCGGCACCCCTACGTTCGCAACGTTCGCTACCAAGGACAGCCACGGAGCGACGCGTTCGTCGAAGGGCGCGAAGCGGGCCGCAACATCGTGCTCCGGCCCGGCGTCGGGGCCGACCGGGGACGCGCGGCGACGCCGCTCTTGCCGGCGCGATCGAACAGCGGGAACCGCCGATGA
- a CDS encoding NCS1 family nucleobase:cation symporter-1 produces the protein MQSEQLEHADGRVELAEGVVLDDPRLTNEDLAPTRIETRTWSTYTYAALWISMAHCIPTYMLASGLIGAGMNWWQALVTILVGNVIVLVPILLNSHPGTKYGIPFPVFARAAYGVFGANLPAVMRAIVACGWFGINAWIGGQALHTFMKALWPGWVTLLGEGKPGGHYGTEWLSFALFWGLNILIVYRGMELLRRVENWAAPYVLVMTAALVYWAVTRAGGLGKIMSDPGKFPTFGAFWPIFVPSVTAMIGFWATLSLNMPDFTRYGRSQREQAIGQVVALPTTMTIFAAMGVVITSASEIIYGKAMWDPIELVGRFTSPWLVAISMFTVVVATLAVNIAANVVSPANDFANIAPGKISFRTGGLITGILGVFMMPWKLIADPSGYIFKWLLGYSGGLGAIAGVLITDYWILRKKSLDVADLYRRRGRYDYGTAIGTNWNAVTATLLGCAAAWVGAFAPSLKQFYDYAWFVGGIGSGVVYYALMRAKGGAALEKA, from the coding sequence ATGCAAAGCGAGCAATTGGAGCACGCCGACGGCCGCGTCGAGCTAGCGGAGGGGGTGGTGCTCGACGACCCGCGCCTCACCAACGAAGACCTCGCGCCGACGCGCATCGAGACGCGCACCTGGTCGACGTACACGTACGCCGCGCTGTGGATCTCCATGGCGCACTGCATTCCCACCTACATGCTCGCCTCCGGCCTCATCGGCGCGGGCATGAACTGGTGGCAGGCGCTCGTGACGATCCTCGTCGGCAACGTGATCGTGCTGGTGCCGATCCTCTTGAACTCCCACCCGGGCACGAAATACGGCATCCCCTTCCCTGTCTTCGCGCGCGCGGCCTACGGCGTCTTCGGCGCGAATCTCCCAGCCGTCATGCGCGCCATCGTGGCGTGCGGTTGGTTCGGCATCAACGCGTGGATCGGCGGTCAGGCGCTCCACACCTTCATGAAGGCCCTGTGGCCCGGATGGGTCACGCTTCTCGGCGAAGGAAAGCCCGGCGGGCACTACGGCACCGAGTGGCTCAGCTTCGCGCTCTTCTGGGGCCTCAACATTCTCATCGTGTACCGCGGCATGGAGCTCTTGCGACGCGTGGAGAACTGGGCCGCGCCTTACGTTCTCGTGATGACCGCCGCGCTCGTCTATTGGGCCGTGACTCGTGCCGGCGGCCTCGGAAAGATCATGAGCGATCCGGGGAAATTTCCGACCTTTGGAGCCTTCTGGCCGATCTTCGTTCCCAGCGTCACAGCCATGATCGGCTTCTGGGCGACGCTCTCGCTCAACATGCCCGACTTCACTCGCTACGGGCGCTCGCAGCGCGAGCAAGCCATCGGTCAGGTCGTTGCGCTGCCAACAACCATGACGATCTTCGCGGCCATGGGCGTTGTGATCACGAGCGCCTCCGAGATCATCTACGGCAAGGCCATGTGGGATCCCATCGAGCTGGTGGGTCGATTCACCTCGCCGTGGCTCGTCGCCATCTCGATGTTCACCGTCGTCGTGGCGACGCTCGCCGTGAACATCGCCGCCAACGTCGTTTCGCCTGCGAACGACTTCGCCAACATCGCTCCGGGCAAGATCTCCTTCCGCACCGGCGGCCTCATCACGGGGATACTCGGCGTCTTCATGATGCCCTGGAAGCTCATCGCGGACCCGAGCGGCTACATCTTCAAGTGGCTCCTTGGCTACTCGGGCGGCCTCGGCGCCATCGCCGGCGTCCTCATCACCGACTACTGGATCTTGCGCAAGAAGTCCCTCGACGTGGCGGACCTCTACCGACGCAGAGGGCGCTACGACTACGGCACCGCCATCGGAACCAATTGGAACGCCGTCACCGCCACGTTGCTCGGCTGCGCCGCGGCGTGGGTCGGCGCCTTCGCTCCGAGCCTCAAGCAGTTCTACGACTACGCTTGGTTCGTGGGCGGCATTGGCTCGGGCGTCGTCTACTACGCGCTCATGCGCGCCAAGGGCGGCGCGGCGCTGGAGAAGGCGTAG
- a CDS encoding amino acid permease has protein sequence MAKAPPAAQEKESDADANALERLGYRQELRRALGGFANFAISFSIISVLTGVTTTYGTALGGGGPAGLGLGWPLVSLGTIFVAVAMAELASAFPTAGALYHWAALLGGPGFGWFTAAMNLAGQVAIVAAIDLGCAQAMAATLRMSPAASWWLFAAILASHGVLNVVSVRVVAWLNGFSATVHVVGVLCVTGALVLFARARPLSFLAETGFTLRPDGSYPLGFLNALILGMWTFTGYDASAHVSEETHDPARSAPRGIVFAVVMSALFGFAFAAALTLAIRDLPAAAADPQPPLYILRVALGERAGNALMSAVVGAMWFCGLSSVTSASRMLFAFARDEGLPGWRALRTVSPRFRTPAVATVVATVAPFMLVLATAPFSDKVFLAVASLATTGLYVSYAIPIALGAIARKRRIWVHEGPWNVGRWGVPVAWIAVLWSLFVLVVSCLPPNGAAGLLIGGTVTFLALFYLAFVRRRFRGPAVTLREFENRMNTHGARPSSPGPA, from the coding sequence ATGGCAAAGGCACCGCCGGCCGCCCAAGAGAAAGAGAGCGACGCCGATGCGAACGCGCTCGAGCGACTCGGCTATCGGCAGGAGCTGCGGCGTGCCCTCGGCGGTTTTGCCAACTTCGCCATCAGCTTCTCCATCATCAGCGTCCTGACGGGCGTGACGACGACCTACGGCACGGCCCTCGGCGGCGGCGGACCGGCGGGCCTGGGGCTCGGCTGGCCCCTCGTAAGCCTCGGCACGATCTTCGTCGCCGTCGCGATGGCCGAGCTCGCGAGCGCGTTCCCCACCGCGGGTGCGCTCTACCACTGGGCCGCGCTCTTGGGCGGGCCCGGCTTCGGCTGGTTCACGGCAGCCATGAACCTTGCGGGCCAAGTCGCCATCGTGGCTGCCATCGACCTCGGTTGCGCGCAGGCCATGGCGGCGACGCTGCGCATGTCACCGGCCGCGTCGTGGTGGCTCTTCGCCGCGATCCTCGCCTCCCACGGAGTCTTGAACGTGGTCTCGGTGCGGGTCGTGGCGTGGCTCAACGGCTTCTCGGCGACGGTTCACGTGGTCGGCGTCTTGTGCGTCACCGGCGCGCTCGTGCTCTTCGCGCGCGCGAGGCCGCTCTCGTTCTTGGCGGAGACCGGCTTCACGTTGCGGCCCGACGGCTCATACCCGCTGGGCTTCTTGAACGCGCTCATCTTGGGCATGTGGACGTTCACGGGCTACGACGCTTCGGCACACGTCAGCGAAGAGACCCACGATCCGGCACGCTCAGCGCCCCGCGGAATCGTCTTCGCCGTGGTGATGAGCGCCCTCTTCGGCTTCGCCTTCGCGGCGGCGCTAACGCTTGCCATTCGTGATCTGCCGGCCGCGGCGGCCGATCCGCAACCGCCGCTCTACATTCTGCGCGTCGCTCTCGGTGAGCGCGCCGGCAACGCGCTCATGAGCGCCGTCGTGGGCGCCATGTGGTTTTGCGGTCTCTCGTCGGTCACGAGCGCCTCGCGGATGCTCTTCGCGTTCGCGCGCGACGAGGGCCTCCCCGGATGGCGAGCCCTTCGCACAGTGAGCCCACGCTTTCGAACGCCGGCGGTGGCCACCGTTGTCGCGACGGTGGCGCCGTTCATGCTTGTCCTGGCCACGGCGCCCTTCAGCGACAAAGTGTTCCTCGCGGTCGCGTCGCTCGCGACAACGGGGCTCTACGTCTCGTACGCCATTCCCATCGCCCTCGGGGCTATCGCCCGCAAGCGCCGCATCTGGGTGCACGAGGGGCCGTGGAACGTGGGCCGCTGGGGCGTGCCGGTGGCGTGGATCGCCGTCTTGTGGTCGCTCTTCGTCCTGGTGGTCTCGTGCCTTCCGCCGAACGGCGCGGCAGGCTTGCTCATTGGCGGAACGGTGACGTTCCTGGCGCTCTTCTACCTGGCGTTTGTGAGGCGGCGCTTTCGCGGCCCGGCCGTCACGCTGCGCGAATTCGAGAACCGCATGAACACGCACGGCGCGCGGCCCTCGTCACCGGGCCCTGCCTAA
- a CDS encoding beta-lactamase family protein: MRWLVLLGLVACSDAPGASVPPGASGAAADAGTAATTANPLPACPEADGVLARAAKKLEAELSAAKGTGGIVAVLCNGHITSRPVGSVRAGGDAVKETTRFQFASITKSFTATTALALASAGKVKLGEPITTYVPFVAATYPGARPIALGDLLAHTAGYAVDIPNASYEDDSLEGWFKANGAEKPWSPPGAVFNYSNLGFSLAGLALQRATGTPFGALVEASVFGPTAMSRATMSTERTEQEGDFAFGHSEGKALRPTEAYFQSGQYGPMGGAWGTAADLGAFGKALVTRPTSVLPAAAWEEMETPKTKTIWPGLSYGYGTIIDTANPDAFGHDGSAQGFSSMMRVVRSKGVGFFMVANGDGVDGETMANEALAGLGAATTGGPPPAIGSAADWVGTYVDPIHLGVVQVESSASGYTAQWGGIKHAVMDSGDGASASYEHATYGTMSLAFWRGPTGKVEWLVTPEGHARRN; encoded by the coding sequence ATGCGCTGGCTCGTGCTCCTCGGTCTCGTGGCTTGCTCCGATGCGCCGGGCGCGAGCGTTCCTCCCGGCGCCAGCGGCGCCGCTGCCGACGCGGGTACTGCCGCCACAACCGCGAACCCGCTCCCCGCATGCCCGGAGGCCGACGGCGTCCTCGCGCGCGCGGCGAAGAAGCTCGAGGCCGAGCTCAGCGCCGCGAAGGGCACCGGCGGCATCGTCGCGGTCTTGTGCAACGGGCACATCACGTCGAGGCCCGTCGGCAGCGTGCGTGCCGGCGGCGACGCCGTCAAAGAGACCACGCGCTTTCAGTTCGCCTCGATCACGAAGTCGTTTACCGCGACCACGGCGCTCGCCCTCGCGAGCGCGGGCAAGGTGAAGCTGGGCGAGCCCATCACGACCTACGTGCCGTTCGTCGCCGCCACGTATCCGGGCGCGCGGCCCATCGCGCTCGGAGACCTCCTGGCGCACACAGCGGGCTACGCCGTTGACATCCCCAACGCGAGCTACGAGGACGATTCGCTCGAGGGTTGGTTCAAGGCCAACGGCGCCGAGAAGCCGTGGTCGCCACCCGGTGCAGTCTTCAACTATTCGAACCTTGGCTTTTCCCTCGCAGGACTCGCGCTCCAACGAGCCACGGGCACGCCCTTTGGTGCGCTTGTCGAGGCGAGCGTCTTCGGCCCGACCGCCATGAGTCGCGCGACCATGAGCACCGAGCGAACCGAGCAAGAGGGCGACTTCGCGTTCGGCCACTCGGAGGGCAAGGCGCTGCGGCCGACGGAGGCGTACTTTCAGAGCGGCCAATACGGCCCGATGGGCGGGGCCTGGGGCACGGCGGCCGATCTCGGCGCCTTCGGCAAGGCACTGGTGACGCGTCCCACGAGCGTTCTCCCCGCAGCCGCGTGGGAAGAGATGGAGACGCCCAAGACGAAGACCATCTGGCCGGGCCTCAGCTACGGCTACGGCACGATCATCGACACCGCGAACCCGGACGCCTTTGGGCACGACGGGTCGGCGCAAGGCTTCTCGTCAATGATGCGTGTCGTGCGCAGCAAAGGTGTCGGCTTCTTCATGGTCGCCAACGGCGACGGCGTTGACGGCGAGACGATGGCGAACGAGGCGCTGGCGGGGCTCGGGGCCGCGACCACGGGCGGCCCACCTCCGGCCATCGGCAGCGCCGCCGACTGGGTCGGGACCTACGTGGATCCCATCCACTTGGGCGTCGTCCAAGTCGAGAGTTCGGCTTCGGGCTATACGGCCCAATGGGGCGGGATCAAACACGCCGTCATGGACTCGGGGGACGGCGCTTCGGCGTCTTACGAGCACGCGACCTACGGCACCATGAGCCTCGCCTTCTGGCGCGGGCCGACCGGCAAGGTCGAGTGGCTCGTGACGCCGGAAGGCCACGCGCGGCGCAATTGA
- a CDS encoding acyltransferase: MARNVHVGLIQASTPSDASWSVEKTKAAGLEKHLPLIDEAGKRGVQILGLQEIFNGPYFCPSQDPKWYDAAEPWPGPTVELMATYAKKYNMAMVVPVYEREMAGVYYNTAAVIDADGTLLGKYRKNHIPQTNGFWEKYFFKPGNLGYPTFQTRYARVGVYICYDRHFPEGARCLGLNGAEIVFNPSATVAGLSQYLWKLEQPAHAVANGYFVAASNRVGTEAPWNIGRFYGTSYIVDPRGNFLATASEDKDELVSTNIDLDMIDEVRKTWQFFRDRRPETYGDMVKI, translated from the coding sequence ATGGCGCGCAACGTTCACGTGGGACTGATTCAAGCAAGCACGCCGTCGGACGCGAGCTGGAGCGTCGAGAAGACGAAGGCCGCCGGGCTCGAGAAGCACCTCCCGCTCATCGACGAAGCGGGCAAGCGCGGCGTTCAGATCCTCGGCTTGCAGGAGATCTTCAACGGCCCGTACTTCTGCCCGAGCCAAGATCCCAAGTGGTACGACGCGGCGGAGCCTTGGCCCGGCCCGACCGTCGAGCTCATGGCGACCTACGCCAAGAAGTACAACATGGCGATGGTCGTGCCCGTCTACGAGCGCGAGATGGCCGGCGTCTACTACAACACCGCGGCCGTCATCGACGCCGACGGAACCCTCCTCGGCAAGTACCGCAAGAACCACATCCCGCAGACCAACGGCTTCTGGGAGAAGTACTTCTTCAAGCCCGGCAACCTCGGCTACCCGACCTTCCAGACGCGCTACGCCCGAGTCGGCGTCTACATCTGCTACGACCGGCACTTCCCGGAAGGCGCGCGCTGCCTTGGACTGAACGGCGCGGAGATCGTCTTCAACCCGTCGGCGACGGTCGCGGGCCTCTCGCAATACCTGTGGAAGCTCGAGCAGCCGGCCCACGCCGTCGCCAACGGCTACTTCGTGGCGGCGTCCAACCGCGTCGGCACGGAAGCGCCGTGGAACATCGGGCGCTTCTACGGAACGAGCTACATCGTCGATCCGCGGGGTAATTTCCTCGCGACAGCCAGCGAAGACAAGGACGAGCTCGTCTCGACGAACATCGACCTCGACATGATCGACGAGGTCCGGAAGACCTGGCAGTTCTTCCGGGACCGGCGCCCCGAGACCTACGGCGACATGGTCAAGATCTAG
- a CDS encoding protein kinase — protein MSKDLGKYHLLAELGEGGMAKVFLAVATGMGGAVSKLVVVKKMQGFLAEDPEFATMFLDEARIASLLNHKNVVQTIEAASEGGTLFIVMEYLDGQPLHRIVERAHDEGTDFPLEMHLAILTDVLAGLHHAHELSDLDGQKLNVVHRDVTPHNIFVTYDGQTKVVDFGIARAEGRTTKTKHGRVKGKLPYMAPEQARGEELDRRVDVFAVGVMLYEAIVGKRYWEGLRDQTIMRALISDELPALPVGVADDELLEICKKALSPNRDARFATALDMQRALEAFSAGKLARPSALQIGAEIEELFRERREAAKKIIDAELAILKRSGSNPVLAASAPPSERTANDKTPVRPDTEPTRVDARASRPDGRPPPAKDEAGTPTETRPPIARPPASGEVTPSVTPSVTEARSPLPSLAPPARIDAFAETLLDTPPSRTAPPSVVKASGGGRSARLSPMLAVAVAVVGAGAAALLWPTTAAAPPAPIRVELRATPASARFKVDDGPWLPNPYDGTMPRDGIEHTVLAEAEGHQARTVRVKFDGDAVVRFVLVE, from the coding sequence ATGAGCAAAGACCTCGGCAAATACCACCTTCTTGCCGAGCTCGGCGAAGGGGGCATGGCGAAGGTCTTCCTCGCCGTGGCGACGGGCATGGGCGGCGCGGTCAGCAAGCTCGTCGTCGTAAAGAAGATGCAGGGCTTCCTGGCGGAGGACCCCGAGTTCGCCACCATGTTCTTGGACGAGGCGCGCATCGCCTCGCTGCTCAACCACAAGAACGTCGTTCAAACCATCGAAGCGGCCTCCGAGGGCGGCACGCTCTTCATCGTGATGGAGTACCTCGACGGACAGCCGCTCCACCGCATCGTGGAGCGCGCGCATGACGAGGGGACCGACTTCCCGCTGGAGATGCACCTCGCCATCCTGACCGATGTCTTGGCGGGCTTGCATCACGCTCACGAGCTCAGCGACCTCGACGGACAGAAGCTCAACGTCGTTCATCGCGACGTCACGCCCCACAACATCTTCGTCACCTACGACGGCCAGACGAAGGTCGTCGACTTCGGCATCGCGCGCGCCGAAGGGCGGACCACCAAGACCAAGCACGGTCGCGTGAAGGGCAAGCTCCCCTACATGGCGCCGGAGCAGGCGCGCGGCGAAGAGCTCGATCGCCGCGTCGATGTCTTTGCCGTGGGCGTGATGCTCTACGAGGCCATCGTCGGCAAGCGCTACTGGGAGGGCCTGCGCGACCAGACGATCATGCGCGCGCTTATCTCCGACGAGCTCCCCGCCCTGCCCGTTGGCGTCGCCGACGACGAGCTACTCGAGATCTGCAAGAAGGCGCTCTCCCCGAACCGCGACGCGCGCTTCGCGACGGCGCTCGACATGCAACGGGCCCTCGAGGCCTTTTCGGCGGGCAAGCTCGCGCGGCCGAGCGCGCTCCAGATCGGCGCCGAGATCGAAGAGCTCTTCCGTGAGCGGCGAGAAGCCGCAAAGAAGATCATCGACGCGGAGCTCGCGATCCTGAAGCGCAGCGGCTCGAACCCCGTGCTTGCCGCGTCGGCGCCGCCGAGCGAACGGACCGCGAACGACAAGACGCCGGTGCGCCCCGACACGGAGCCGACGCGGGTCGATGCGAGGGCCTCCCGCCCCGACGGCAGACCGCCGCCGGCGAAGGACGAGGCCGGGACCCCGACGGAGACCCGGCCCCCCATCGCGAGGCCGCCCGCGAGCGGCGAAGTGACGCCGTCGGTGACGCCCTCGGTGACGGAAGCGCGGAGCCCCCTGCCCTCGCTCGCGCCGCCGGCTCGCATCGACGCCTTCGCCGAGACGTTGCTCGACACGCCGCCGTCGAGGACGGCACCTCCGTCGGTAGTGAAGGCGTCGGGCGGCGGTCGATCAGCACGGCTGTCACCGATGCTCGCCGTCGCGGTAGCCGTCGTGGGAGCTGGCGCGGCAGCGCTCCTCTGGCCGACGACGGCAGCGGCGCCGCCGGCGCCCATCCGCGTCGAGCTGCGCGCCACGCCCGCGTCCGCGCGCTTCAAGGTCGACGACGGACCGTGGTTGCCCAACCCGTACGACGGAACAATGCCGCGCGACGGGATTGAGCACACGGTGCTCGCGGAGGCCGAGGGGCACCAAGCGCGCACCGTGCGCGTGAAGTTCGACGGCGACGCGGTCGTGAGGTTTGTGCTGGTGGAGTGA
- a CDS encoding PEGA domain-containing protein, with translation MRQHLALPLVVAALALSSVASGQTGEVAPPTPEAVATASAHFERGVRLFEEGDPKLALVEFRRSYEAVPDFRTLYNIGQVELKLGAFAAARRTLERYLAEGGERVPEARREAAKKNLEALQLRTAHLTLRVAVEGAEVTLDGARLGATPLERTMVSSGIHTLSVAKAGFRTTTQDVSLVGGEDRTVALVLEPLPKTAETPRPVEPRGPSTIVWITWATAGLFAAGTLGMTFAWQSADSDLDATKRRLTTREELDEKKSAVETRMGVAIALGAATLAASGVAVYFTLGKGAGANKASASLTPLGIGGRF, from the coding sequence GTGAGGCAGCACCTCGCTTTGCCCCTCGTCGTGGCAGCGCTCGCGCTCTCGTCAGTGGCCTCCGGCCAGACTGGCGAGGTCGCTCCGCCGACGCCCGAGGCCGTTGCCACCGCCAGCGCGCACTTTGAGCGCGGGGTGCGCCTCTTCGAGGAGGGCGATCCGAAGCTCGCGCTGGTCGAATTCCGCCGCTCCTACGAAGCGGTCCCTGATTTTCGCACGCTCTACAACATCGGTCAGGTGGAGCTAAAGCTCGGCGCCTTCGCCGCCGCGCGGCGCACCCTCGAGCGGTACCTCGCCGAAGGTGGAGAGCGTGTGCCCGAGGCGCGCCGCGAGGCGGCGAAGAAGAACCTTGAGGCGCTCCAGCTGCGCACGGCGCACCTCACGTTGCGCGTCGCCGTCGAGGGGGCCGAGGTCACTTTGGATGGTGCGCGCCTCGGCGCGACTCCGCTCGAGCGCACCATGGTCTCGAGCGGCATCCACACGCTCTCGGTCGCCAAGGCCGGCTTTCGAACGACGACGCAAGACGTCTCGCTGGTGGGCGGCGAAGACCGCACGGTCGCGCTCGTCCTCGAGCCCTTGCCCAAGACCGCGGAGACGCCGCGCCCCGTCGAGCCGCGCGGTCCCTCGACCATCGTTTGGATCACCTGGGCGACGGCGGGGCTCTTTGCGGCGGGCACGCTGGGCATGACCTTCGCATGGCAATCAGCGGACTCGGACCTCGACGCCACCAAGCGGCGATTGACGACCCGAGAGGAGCTCGATGAGAAGAAGTCTGCCGTGGAGACTCGCATGGGCGTAGCCATCGCCCTCGGCGCCGCAACGCTCGCGGCGTCGGGCGTCGCTGTGTACTTCACGCTCGGCAAAGGCGCCGGCGCGAACAAGGCGAGCGCATCGCTTACGCCGCTCGGCATCGGAGGGCGCTTCTGA